The Chryseobacterium phocaeense genome includes the window TAGCTTCTCATCTGCAGCGCGTTATAATCATGGAAACCTAATGGCTTTAAGAACTGGATTTCAGGTCGTACGGCAACCTGCTTTTTGTCTATCATATTTCTGGTTCTTGGGTGGGTAGAAACTATGATAGGGTATTTAAATTTTTCCGCAATGGCATTCAGACTCTCCATTAATCCGTTAAAGTTCTTTTCGGAATTAATATTTTCTTCCCTGTGCGACGATACTACGAAATACTTTCCTTCTTCAAGGTTTAATCTATTGAGAACATCCGAGCTCTCTATTTCCGGTAAATAATGGTTGAGTACCTCAAACATCGGAGATCCAGTTTTGATGATTCTGTCTGCCGGAAGACCTTCTCTTAATAAATATTCGCGGGCAATATCCGAATAGGTAAGATTGATATCTGAGGTATGATCTACGATTTTACGGTTGGTTTCTTCCGGAACTCTCTGGTCAAAGCATCTGTTCCCGGCTTCCATATGGAAAATCGGAATCTGTCTTTTCTTGGCAGGAATTGCACAAAGGCAAGAGTTGGTATCTCCTAAAACCAGAAAAGCATCAGGTTGAAGTTCTTCAAGAAGGGGATCAATTTTAATCAGGATATTTCCAACGGTTTCAGTGGCGGTTTTTCCAGCTGCTTCCAGAAAATAATCCGGTTTACGCAAGCCCAGGTCTTCAAAAAAGATCTGGTTCAGTTCGTAATCATAATTTTGTCCTGTATGGACGATTATATGTTCTATGGCTTCGGAAGTGTCCAAAGCGGATAATACTCTTGATAATCTAATAATTTCCGGCCGCGTGCCTACGACCGTCATCACTTTTAATTTTTTCATCATTACAAAATAATATTATAGATACAGCTACTGCTGAAAAACTCCAAAACTCCATATTTTCATATATGGTATAAGAGGTTAAAACCAATATAAAATACTGAACAAAAAACAATAAATAAGGCAGGTTATATACTTTATCTTTTATATATGATATTTTAAACTTCAATAGATCTTTAAAGTACAGACAAAACAAAATAAAT containing:
- the wecB gene encoding non-hydrolyzing UDP-N-acetylglucosamine 2-epimerase, giving the protein MKKLKVMTVVGTRPEIIRLSRVLSALDTSEAIEHIIVHTGQNYDYELNQIFFEDLGLRKPDYFLEAAGKTATETVGNILIKIDPLLEELQPDAFLVLGDTNSCLCAIPAKKRQIPIFHMEAGNRCFDQRVPEETNRKIVDHTSDINLTYSDIAREYLLREGLPADRIIKTGSPMFEVLNHYLPEIESSDVLNRLNLEEGKYFVVSSHREENINSEKNFNGLMESLNAIAEKFKYPIIVSTHPRTRNMIDKKQVAVRPEIQFLKPLGFHDYNALQMRSYAVLSDSGTISEESSILNFRALNIRDAHERPEAMEEASVMMVGLSPERIMQGLTQLQQQKTGKERNYRTVSDYSMPNVSEKMVRIILSYTDYVNRVVWSK